From Sporosarcina sp. 6E9, a single genomic window includes:
- a CDS encoding dihydrolipoamide acetyltransferase family protein: protein MAIENILMPQLGESVTEGTIEKWLVKPGDTVNKYDPLAEVNTDKVNAEVPSSFSGTITELIAGEGETLEVGAIICVMETEEAGNDNAEPQVAASPAKDEPANEMPAEGSLQPTSPTKRDKSESGRYSPAVLRLSQENNIDLSLVEGSGRGGRITRKDLLAIIESGEMPKAAPAKETAAPTQEPTKSSPAGQPKTEVPVMAGDIEIPVTGVRRAIANNMLKSKHEAPHAWMTVEVDVTNLVAYRDSLKNEFKQKEGFNLTYFAFFVKAVSQALKEFPMMNSMWAGDKIIQKKDINISIAVATEDSLFVPVINHADEKTIKGIGRDIQELATKVRTGKLKSAEMQGGTFTVNNTGSFGSVQSMGIINHPQAAILQVESIVKRPVIMNGGMIAARDMVNLCLSLDHRVLDGLVCGRFLARVKEILENVSAENTSIY, encoded by the coding sequence TTGGCTATTGAAAATATCTTAATGCCACAACTTGGTGAAAGCGTAACTGAAGGTACCATCGAGAAATGGCTTGTAAAACCTGGCGACACAGTTAATAAATATGATCCGCTTGCTGAAGTGAATACGGACAAAGTAAATGCGGAAGTTCCTTCTTCTTTTAGTGGAACGATTACAGAATTAATCGCCGGGGAAGGTGAAACCCTGGAAGTAGGCGCAATTATTTGTGTGATGGAAACTGAAGAAGCTGGGAATGATAATGCAGAACCACAAGTAGCGGCTTCACCGGCGAAGGATGAGCCAGCAAATGAGATGCCGGCAGAAGGTTCACTTCAACCAACTTCGCCGACTAAGCGAGATAAAAGTGAAAGTGGACGATATTCACCTGCTGTCTTGCGTTTATCACAAGAAAATAATATTGACTTATCTCTAGTTGAAGGCTCAGGACGCGGCGGAAGAATTACGCGTAAAGACTTATTAGCTATTATCGAGAGTGGCGAAATGCCGAAAGCTGCACCAGCTAAAGAAACTGCTGCACCAACGCAAGAACCAACAAAATCCTCACCTGCAGGGCAGCCAAAAACTGAAGTGCCGGTCATGGCTGGCGATATAGAAATCCCAGTGACGGGCGTTCGTCGTGCAATTGCCAATAATATGCTTAAATCTAAGCATGAAGCACCTCATGCATGGATGACTGTAGAAGTAGATGTCACAAATTTAGTTGCCTACCGTGATTCATTGAAAAATGAATTCAAGCAAAAGGAAGGCTTTAACTTAACATACTTTGCATTTTTCGTAAAAGCAGTTTCACAAGCATTGAAGGAGTTCCCGATGATGAACTCGATGTGGGCTGGAGACAAGATTATTCAGAAAAAAGATATCAACATTTCGATTGCAGTCGCAACGGAGGATTCGTTGTTTGTTCCGGTTATTAATCATGCCGATGAAAAAACAATCAAAGGAATCGGGCGCGATATTCAGGAATTGGCTACGAAAGTGCGTACTGGAAAATTGAAATCAGCTGAAATGCAAGGCGGAACTTTTACCGTGAACAATACAGGATCATTTGGTTCTGTACAATCAATGGGAATTATTAATCACCCGCAGGCTGCAATTCTTCAAGTCGAGTCGATTGTCAAGCGCCCAGTCATCATGAACGGCGGTATGATTGCCGCCCGCGATATGGTTAACCTGTGTTTGTCACTCGATCACCGAGTACTTGACGGACTCGTATGCGGACGTTTCCTTGCACGAGTGAAAGAAATTCTTGAGAACGTTTCGGCAGAAAACACATCGATTTACTAA
- a CDS encoding Glu/Leu/Phe/Val dehydrogenase, translating to MEIFNYMETEDFEQVVFCQDKTSGLKAIIAIHDTTLGPALGGTRMWTYASESEAIEDALRLARGMTYKNAAAGLNLGGGKTVIIGDPKTDKNDEMFRAFGRFIEGLNGRYITAEDVGTTEADMDLIHLETDYVTGTSSEGGSSGNPSPVTAYGIYVGMKAAAKEAFGTDSLEGKTIAVQGVGNVAYTLCEHLHEEGAKLIVTDINEEAVQRAVDAFGATAVGIDEIYSQEADIFAPCALGAVINDETIPQFKCKVIAGSANNQLKENRHGDQIHEMGIVYAPDYVINSGGVINVADELIGYNSERALKRVEGIYDIIGEIFKISKAEQIPTYVAADRLAEQRIARVAKSRSQFLQKEKSVLTGR from the coding sequence ATGGAAATTTTCAACTATATGGAAACTGAAGATTTTGAGCAAGTTGTTTTTTGTCAAGATAAAACATCAGGATTAAAAGCGATTATCGCAATCCACGACACAACACTAGGCCCAGCTCTTGGCGGTACACGTATGTGGACGTATGCAAGTGAAAGCGAAGCAATTGAAGACGCGCTTCGATTAGCACGCGGAATGACTTATAAAAATGCGGCAGCAGGACTCAATCTAGGCGGCGGTAAGACAGTAATTATCGGCGATCCTAAAACAGATAAAAATGATGAAATGTTCCGTGCATTTGGTCGTTTCATAGAAGGGTTGAATGGTCGATATATTACTGCAGAAGATGTCGGAACGACTGAAGCAGATATGGACCTCATTCACTTGGAAACGGATTATGTAACTGGAACATCTTCTGAAGGCGGCTCTTCAGGGAATCCTTCACCAGTAACTGCATACGGCATTTATGTGGGCATGAAAGCAGCAGCAAAAGAGGCTTTCGGCACAGATTCGCTAGAAGGTAAGACAATTGCTGTGCAAGGTGTCGGCAATGTTGCTTACACGCTGTGTGAACATTTACACGAAGAAGGCGCAAAATTGATCGTTACTGACATTAATGAAGAAGCGGTTCAACGTGCGGTAGATGCATTCGGGGCGACAGCTGTCGGCATCGATGAAATTTATTCGCAAGAAGCGGATATTTTCGCTCCATGTGCGCTTGGTGCGGTGATTAATGATGAAACGATTCCACAATTCAAGTGTAAAGTAATTGCTGGTTCTGCGAACAACCAATTAAAAGAAAATCGTCACGGCGACCAAATTCATGAAATGGGCATTGTTTATGCACCGGATTATGTTATCAACTCAGGCGGTGTCATTAATGTAGCAGACGAATTAATCGGCTATAACAGTGAACGTGCACTTAAACGAGTTGAAGGAATTTACGACATTATTGGCGAGATTTTCAAGATTTCTAAAGCAGAACAAATACCGACGTACGTTGCAGCTGACCGCTTGGCTGAACAGCGAATTGCGCGTGTCGCAAAATCGCGCAGTCAATTTTTACAAAAAGAAAAAAGTGTTTTAACAGGTCGATAA
- a CDS encoding methylmalonyl-CoA mutase family protein, with the protein MTIHKMKSTSFEDVDYLEWKEVAVKSLRGKPFEELITKTPEGIDLQPIYVEEQFHNTNTIATIREAKHQPGWIVAQQPYATDGQSFITELTRSIERGNEAIVYDGAHQLEWDEKSLENLAKLITSYPIFITNTNQNDQLLKVFDLVAMEDRSKARGAVEISGGILPEGYSNVRTISADIRIAHLNGADAVTELALAIAEGAEKAVHYQTFREFNDQFFVRFAVDTHFFMEIAKIRAFRVLWNALGKSFGETKVAHIPILTETSLRTYSKLDPYVNLLRAGNEAFSAVLGGADVITVHPHDVLTGVTPASVRYARNVQLVIKNETLVDKVLDPSGGSYFIDTLTDELVEKAWDLFVEIDATGGYQAYVNSGELDQRLKAGRIARAEEVANGEKSLIGTNIYADLATSNLNVDDGIEAEGRLAEPFELIRSYFQEEQPKTVIVPFGELKDIKPRADFVSGFLATGGIHSAWSPRFKNAQEAIEWIKNEKLDYIVVCAKPELTKEVMTDLLQGLPDGILIDVAGKYEAEVSGKWLVNGLTGFIFSGQDKIAKLTEIKNSWKGDPNDEKA; encoded by the coding sequence TTGACTATACATAAAATGAAATCAACGAGTTTTGAAGACGTAGATTACTTAGAATGGAAAGAAGTTGCTGTTAAATCATTAAGGGGAAAGCCTTTTGAAGAACTGATTACGAAAACACCAGAAGGAATCGATTTACAGCCGATATACGTTGAGGAACAATTCCATAATACGAACACGATTGCTACAATTAGAGAAGCAAAACACCAACCGGGTTGGATTGTTGCGCAGCAACCATATGCTACTGATGGGCAATCGTTTATCACGGAGCTTACGCGTTCAATTGAACGCGGCAATGAAGCGATTGTCTATGACGGGGCTCATCAACTTGAATGGGATGAAAAGTCTTTGGAGAATTTGGCCAAACTTATTACTTCCTATCCGATATTCATTACAAATACGAATCAGAATGATCAACTACTTAAAGTCTTCGATCTTGTAGCGATGGAAGACCGAAGCAAGGCTCGGGGAGCAGTTGAAATTAGCGGTGGGATTTTACCAGAAGGTTATTCAAACGTTAGGACAATTTCAGCTGATATACGCATTGCGCATTTAAACGGGGCGGACGCTGTCACGGAGTTGGCGCTTGCAATTGCCGAGGGTGCTGAGAAGGCGGTTCATTATCAAACATTTCGTGAATTTAACGACCAATTCTTTGTTCGTTTTGCGGTTGATACGCACTTCTTTATGGAAATTGCTAAAATCCGTGCTTTTCGAGTTTTATGGAATGCGCTTGGAAAATCTTTTGGAGAGACGAAGGTCGCTCATATTCCAATCTTGACCGAAACATCGCTTCGAACGTATTCGAAATTAGACCCTTACGTCAATTTATTGCGTGCAGGGAATGAGGCATTTTCAGCTGTTCTCGGCGGGGCCGATGTGATTACTGTTCATCCACATGACGTGTTGACAGGCGTAACGCCGGCCTCGGTTCGTTACGCACGCAATGTCCAACTTGTGATTAAAAATGAAACACTTGTAGATAAAGTGCTAGATCCTTCAGGCGGTTCCTATTTTATCGACACTTTGACGGACGAACTTGTAGAAAAAGCATGGGATCTGTTTGTTGAAATTGATGCAACTGGAGGTTACCAAGCGTACGTAAATAGCGGGGAACTTGACCAACGTTTGAAAGCAGGCAGAATAGCCAGGGCAGAAGAAGTCGCAAATGGGGAAAAGTCATTAATCGGCACAAATATTTATGCGGATTTAGCTACTTCCAACTTGAATGTAGACGATGGAATAGAGGCAGAAGGACGGCTGGCAGAACCTTTTGAATTGATACGATCCTATTTTCAAGAAGAACAACCGAAAACAGTGATAGTACCATTTGGAGAATTAAAAGACATTAAACCGAGAGCGGATTTTGTGAGTGGATTTTTAGCCACTGGCGGCATTCATTCAGCGTGGAGTCCGCGATTTAAAAATGCGCAGGAAGCAATTGAATGGATTAAGAATGAAAAACTCGATTATATAGTCGTCTGTGCAAAACCAGAGCTAACTAAAGAAGTCATGACAGATTTACTACAAGGGCTCCCTGATGGAATTTTAATCGATGTTGCCGGAAAATATGAAGCAGAAGTCAGTGGGAAATGGCTTGTGAACGGGCTTACTGGATTTATTTTCAGCGGGCAAGATAAAATCGCGAAACTGACAGAGATTAAAAATAGTTGGAAAGGAGACCCGAACGATGAAAAAGCCTAA
- the scpA gene encoding methylmalonyl-CoA mutase, with product MKKPNFSEVNPLQDAETLNEAALLSANPFLTNEGIDIKTVYSKEDVESVSHLNDYPGIVPNTRGPYPTMYVSRPWTVRQYAGFSTAEESNAFYRRNLAMGQKGLSVAFDLATHRGYDSDHPRVTGDVGKAGVAIDSVEDMKILFDGIPLDEMSVSMTMNGAVLPVMAFYIVAAEEQGVTPDKLAGTIQNDILKEYMVRNTYIFPPEMSMKIIADIFEFTSKKMPKFNSISISGYHMQEAGATADIELAYTLADGLEYVRTGLKAGIDIDSFAPRLSFFWAIGKNYFMEIAKMRAARKMWAQMIQSFEPGNPKSLALRTHSQTSGWSLTEQDPFNNVTRTLIEANAAAMGHTQSLHTNALDEAIALPTDFSARIARNTQLFLQEETLMTKIADPWGGSYYVEKLTDELMEKAWELIEEIEELGGMAKAIETGLPKMKIEEAAAKRQAQIDSKAESIIGVNKYQLDVEEPIDILDIDNTVVRQKQIDRINLMKANRDEVEVKRTLEVLEETARTGEGNLLANAVDAARARATIGEISDAIESVSGRHKAVIRSVSGVYSSNFSNQDEIDEVKQMAEDFMENEGRRPRILIGKMGQDGHDRGAKVIASSFADLGFDVDIGPLFQTPEETALQAAENDVHVIGVSSLAAGHKTLVPELRNELVKIGREDILIVVGGVIPAQDYEFLREKGASAIFGPGTVIPVAAQKVIEEIYRRLGYEEVME from the coding sequence ATGAAAAAGCCTAATTTTAGCGAAGTAAATCCATTACAGGATGCTGAAACTTTAAACGAAGCAGCTCTTTTATCAGCAAATCCATTTCTAACGAATGAAGGAATCGACATTAAAACGGTGTATTCAAAAGAAGATGTTGAAAGCGTTTCCCATTTGAATGATTACCCAGGAATTGTACCGAACACGCGTGGTCCGTATCCGACGATGTATGTATCGAGACCTTGGACTGTTCGTCAATATGCAGGCTTTTCAACAGCAGAAGAAAGTAACGCATTTTATAGACGAAACCTCGCGATGGGACAAAAAGGGTTATCCGTTGCGTTCGACTTAGCAACGCACCGCGGTTATGATTCAGACCATCCACGCGTAACAGGCGATGTTGGTAAAGCTGGTGTTGCGATTGACTCGGTAGAAGACATGAAAATCTTATTCGATGGTATTCCGCTTGATGAAATGTCCGTTTCAATGACGATGAACGGCGCAGTTTTGCCAGTGATGGCGTTTTATATCGTAGCGGCAGAAGAACAAGGTGTTACACCAGATAAACTTGCTGGAACTATCCAAAATGATATTTTAAAAGAATATATGGTTCGAAATACATATATTTTCCCGCCGGAAATGTCGATGAAAATCATCGCGGATATTTTTGAATTCACGTCCAAGAAGATGCCGAAATTCAACTCGATTTCAATTTCGGGCTATCATATGCAAGAAGCGGGGGCCACTGCAGATATTGAATTGGCTTATACGCTTGCTGACGGACTTGAATACGTTCGTACAGGGTTAAAAGCTGGCATCGATATCGATTCATTCGCACCGAGGTTATCGTTCTTCTGGGCAATTGGTAAAAACTACTTCATGGAAATCGCGAAAATGCGCGCTGCGCGGAAAATGTGGGCACAGATGATTCAATCATTTGAACCAGGAAATCCGAAATCGTTGGCACTGCGTACACACTCGCAAACATCTGGTTGGAGTTTAACTGAGCAAGATCCGTTTAACAACGTCACGCGTACGCTTATTGAAGCGAATGCTGCAGCAATGGGGCATACTCAGTCACTTCATACAAATGCATTGGATGAGGCAATTGCGCTTCCGACTGATTTTTCAGCACGAATTGCCAGAAACACACAACTGTTTTTACAAGAAGAAACCTTGATGACAAAAATCGCCGATCCATGGGGTGGTTCATATTATGTTGAAAAATTGACGGATGAACTGATGGAGAAAGCGTGGGAACTTATTGAAGAAATCGAAGAATTAGGCGGCATGGCGAAAGCGATTGAAACAGGTCTTCCAAAAATGAAAATCGAAGAAGCCGCAGCTAAACGTCAAGCGCAAATTGATTCTAAAGCTGAGTCGATTATTGGCGTCAATAAATACCAACTTGACGTTGAAGAACCGATTGACATATTGGATATTGATAATACAGTCGTCAGGCAAAAACAAATTGATCGGATCAATCTAATGAAAGCGAACCGTGATGAAGTCGAAGTTAAACGCACACTCGAAGTGTTAGAGGAGACTGCTCGAACGGGTGAAGGAAATCTTCTTGCAAATGCTGTAGATGCGGCCCGTGCACGCGCAACGATTGGCGAAATTTCAGATGCAATTGAATCTGTATCTGGTAGACATAAGGCGGTGATTCGTTCCGTGAGTGGCGTATACAGTTCGAATTTTTCAAACCAGGATGAGATTGATGAAGTGAAACAGATGGCAGAAGATTTCATGGAAAATGAAGGACGCAGACCGAGAATTTTGATTGGGAAAATGGGCCAAGACGGTCATGACCGTGGGGCTAAAGTGATTGCTTCTTCTTTCGCGGACTTAGGTTTTGACGTAGATATCGGTCCGTTGTTCCAAACACCTGAAGAAACTGCACTGCAAGCGGCAGAAAACGATGTTCATGTTATCGGCGTTAGCTCACTTGCAGCAGGCCATAAGACGCTTGTTCCAGAATTAAGAAATGAGCTCGTGAAAATTGGACGTGAAGATATATTGATCGTTGTCGGAGGTGTCATTCCAGCACAGGACTATGAATTTCTTCGTGAGAAAGGTGCTTCTGCTATATTCGGTCCCGGAACAGTCATACCCGTCGCGGCTCAAAAAGTAATCGAGGAGATTTACCGTAGGCTTGGGTACGAGGAAGTGATGGAGTAA
- the lpdA gene encoding dihydrolipoyl dehydrogenase: MGREYDVVILGGGTGGYVAAIRAAQLGLKTALVEKEMLGGTCLHKGCIPSKALLKSAEVYDLAKNQAAEFGVDTTDVSLDFSRVQERKNKIVSQLHQGVTGLMKKGKIDVFEGLGRMLGPSIFSPMPGTISVEMKNGEENEMLILKHLIIATGSRPKSLPGLEIDEVDVLSSDGALSMETLPKSIVIVGGGVIGIEWASMLHDFGVEVTVLEYADRIIPTEDEDISKEMKKLLSKKGITFVTSAKVLPETLVKESGSVTISAEVSGETKEYSAEKMLVSVGRQANVEGIGVENTEIEIVNGFIQTRPTFQTKEHHIYAIGDVIGGLQLAHVASHEGIAAVEHIAGLKNEPIDYKMISRCIYSSPEVSSVGITEQQAKEQGFNVSVGKFPFMAIGKSLVNGNSDGFVKIIADKETDDILGVHMIGSHVTELISEAGLAMVLDATPWEVASTIHPHPSLSEVMGEAALAVDGKAIHM, translated from the coding sequence TTGGGACGAGAGTATGATGTAGTCATTTTAGGCGGTGGTACGGGCGGTTATGTAGCTGCAATACGGGCTGCACAACTAGGACTGAAAACAGCACTTGTAGAAAAAGAAATGCTCGGCGGAACATGCTTGCACAAAGGGTGTATTCCGAGTAAAGCTTTATTAAAAAGTGCTGAAGTCTATGACCTAGCTAAAAATCAAGCTGCAGAATTTGGTGTGGATACAACTGATGTTTCGCTCGATTTCAGCCGTGTTCAAGAACGTAAAAATAAAATTGTTAGTCAATTGCACCAAGGTGTTACTGGGTTAATGAAAAAAGGGAAGATAGATGTTTTTGAGGGATTAGGCAGAATGCTTGGACCTTCTATATTCTCACCGATGCCAGGAACAATTTCAGTTGAAATGAAAAATGGCGAAGAGAACGAAATGCTTATTCTCAAACATTTAATAATTGCGACAGGTTCAAGACCAAAGTCATTACCAGGATTGGAAATCGATGAGGTTGACGTTTTATCTTCTGATGGGGCTCTTTCGATGGAAACGCTTCCAAAGTCAATCGTTATTGTCGGCGGCGGTGTCATTGGAATTGAATGGGCATCAATGTTGCATGACTTTGGTGTTGAAGTAACTGTGCTTGAATATGCAGATCGAATCATTCCTACAGAAGATGAAGATATATCTAAAGAAATGAAAAAGCTTCTATCGAAAAAAGGAATTACTTTCGTAACAAGTGCGAAAGTATTGCCGGAAACGCTTGTAAAAGAGTCGGGTTCAGTTACAATTTCTGCAGAAGTTTCAGGTGAGACGAAAGAATATTCCGCTGAAAAAATGCTCGTATCGGTTGGACGCCAAGCAAATGTTGAAGGTATCGGAGTAGAAAACACTGAAATTGAAATAGTCAATGGTTTTATACAAACAAGACCTACGTTTCAAACGAAAGAACATCATATCTACGCGATTGGTGATGTGATTGGCGGTCTTCAACTTGCACATGTCGCTTCTCACGAAGGTATTGCCGCAGTTGAACATATTGCAGGCTTAAAAAATGAGCCAATTGATTATAAAATGATTTCACGCTGTATTTATTCGAGCCCAGAAGTTTCAAGTGTAGGGATTACGGAACAACAAGCTAAAGAGCAAGGTTTTAATGTTAGCGTAGGGAAATTTCCGTTCATGGCAATCGGAAAATCGCTCGTTAACGGAAATTCTGATGGCTTCGTGAAAATTATTGCGGACAAAGAAACAGACGATATACTCGGTGTTCATATGATTGGTTCTCATGTAACGGAACTTATCTCGGAAGCAGGATTGGCAATGGTTCTTGACGCAACACCATGGGAAGTAGCAAGTACGATTCATCCACACCCATCACTATCAGAAGTAATGGGCGAAGCAGCATTAGCTGTGGATGGAAAAGCGATACACATGTAA
- the buk gene encoding butyrate kinase — MHATKYRVLVINPGSTSTKIGVFIEDKLLMESTIRHSVEEVAQYPSIIDQYSFRKDAILTALESEGISISKLNAVCGRGGLLRPIEGGTYDVNENMIADLRKGYSGQHASNLGGILANEIAKGLNIPAFIVDPVVVDELEPIARISGFSLINRKSIFHALNQKAVARRYANQVNKKYTDLRLIVTHMGGGITVGAHAEGKVIDVNNGLHGDGPFSPERAGTVPAGDLVDLCFSGNYFRNEVMKSLVGEGGLVGYLGTNDAVLVEKRIAAGDEKAKLIYEAMAYQIAKEIGGAAAVLEGRIDAIILTGGLAYGNEFIELISSKVDWISDVVVYPGEDELQALAEGAIRVLSGEEKAKNYPS; from the coding sequence GTGCATGCAACAAAATACAGAGTTTTAGTAATCAATCCAGGATCTACTTCTACAAAAATCGGGGTTTTCATCGAAGATAAATTACTCATGGAAAGCACTATCCGACATTCGGTAGAAGAGGTTGCACAGTATCCTTCCATCATCGATCAATACAGTTTCCGAAAAGACGCGATTTTGACTGCTTTGGAATCGGAAGGCATCAGCATTTCAAAACTGAACGCGGTTTGTGGGCGTGGTGGATTATTACGCCCCATAGAAGGCGGAACATATGATGTCAACGAGAACATGATTGCTGACTTGAGAAAAGGATATTCTGGTCAACACGCCTCCAATCTGGGTGGGATTTTGGCCAATGAAATTGCGAAAGGTTTGAATATACCAGCGTTCATCGTCGACCCGGTAGTTGTCGATGAACTTGAACCTATTGCTCGAATATCCGGATTTTCTTTAATTAATCGAAAATCAATTTTTCATGCGTTAAATCAAAAAGCGGTTGCTAGAAGGTATGCAAATCAAGTAAATAAGAAGTATACAGATCTCCGTCTTATTGTTACGCATATGGGCGGCGGTATTACTGTGGGCGCTCATGCTGAAGGTAAAGTTATCGACGTTAATAACGGATTGCATGGAGATGGTCCATTTAGTCCTGAAAGAGCTGGAACTGTGCCTGCTGGCGATCTTGTCGATTTATGTTTCTCAGGAAATTATTTCCGGAATGAAGTTATGAAATCGCTCGTCGGTGAAGGTGGCTTGGTCGGATATCTCGGAACGAACGATGCCGTTCTGGTTGAAAAAAGAATTGCAGCTGGTGATGAAAAAGCGAAGCTGATTTATGAAGCAATGGCTTATCAAATCGCCAAAGAAATTGGTGGTGCAGCTGCAGTATTGGAAGGTCGCATCGATGCAATTATTTTGACCGGTGGACTTGCATATGGAAATGAATTTATTGAGTTAATTTCATCTAAAGTCGACTGGATTTCTGATGTAGTCGTATATCCAGGTGAAGATGAATTACAAGCACTCGCTGAAGGCGCTATTCGAGTACTTTCAGGCGAGGAGAAAGCAAAGAACTATCCATCTTAA
- a CDS encoding thiamine pyrophosphate-dependent dehydrogenase E1 component subunit alpha, whose amino-acid sequence MAKNRHEELGLTDQDVLNIFETMVRARRVDERMWLLNRAGKIPFVISCQGQEAAQAGAAYALDKDKDWIAPYYRDMAVVLHFGMTTKELMLSAFAKAEDPNSGGRQMPGHFGQRKNRILTGSSPVTTQLPHAVGVALAAKMKQEDFITFVTLGEGSSNQGDFHEGMNFAGVHKLPTVIMVENNKYAISVPIEKQIAAENVSDRAIGYGMPGFTVDGTDPLEVYRVVKEAADRARRGDGPSLVETVCYRLTSHSSDDDHRQYRSAEELEIEKSKDPNISFAAYLKEVGVLTDEIEKDMEERIMKEVNEATDYAENAPYADPETALLHVYAEEGGNK is encoded by the coding sequence ATGGCAAAAAATCGTCATGAAGAACTTGGTTTAACCGATCAGGACGTCTTAAACATTTTTGAAACAATGGTACGAGCGCGTCGAGTCGATGAGCGTATGTGGTTATTAAATCGTGCAGGAAAAATTCCTTTCGTTATTTCATGTCAAGGACAAGAAGCGGCACAAGCTGGCGCGGCATATGCACTTGATAAAGATAAAGATTGGATTGCACCATATTATCGTGATATGGCAGTTGTTTTACATTTTGGTATGACAACTAAAGAGCTAATGTTATCCGCATTCGCAAAAGCTGAAGATCCAAATTCAGGCGGCCGTCAAATGCCAGGTCACTTCGGACAAAGAAAGAACCGAATTTTGACAGGTTCTTCTCCAGTTACGACACAGTTACCACATGCGGTCGGCGTTGCATTAGCCGCGAAAATGAAGCAGGAAGACTTTATCACATTTGTCACATTGGGAGAAGGTTCATCCAACCAAGGTGATTTCCACGAAGGGATGAACTTCGCAGGTGTTCATAAATTACCGACTGTTATTATGGTCGAAAACAATAAATATGCAATTTCTGTTCCGATTGAAAAACAAATTGCTGCTGAAAACGTATCAGACCGGGCAATTGGATATGGCATGCCAGGTTTTACAGTAGATGGGACAGATCCACTTGAAGTTTACCGTGTTGTTAAAGAAGCTGCGGATCGTGCGCGTCGCGGAGATGGGCCTAGCCTAGTTGAAACGGTTTGTTACCGATTAACTTCTCACTCATCTGATGATGACCACCGTCAATATCGTTCAGCCGAAGAACTTGAGATTGAGAAATCGAAAGATCCAAATATTTCGTTTGCGGCTTATTTGAAAGAAGTAGGCGTTTTAACGGATGAAATAGAAAAAGATATGGAAGAGCGTATTATGAAAGAAGTAAACGAAGCGACTGATTATGCAGAGAATGCACCTTATGCAGATCCTGAAACAGCGCTCCTTCATGTGTATGCCGAAGAAGGGGGGAACAAATAA
- a CDS encoding alpha-ketoacid dehydrogenase subunit beta, which produces MTVMSFIDAITLAMKEEMERDDRVFVVGEDVGLKGGVFKATQGLYDQFGEARVIDAPLAESAIAGVGIGAAMYGLRPIAEMQFADFIMPAVNQIVSEAAKIRYRSNNDWSCPIVIRAPFGGGVHGALYHSQSVEAMFASTPGLKIVIPSTPYDAKGLLKAAIRDEDPVLFFEHKRAYRLIKGQVPDDDYVLPIGKADVKREGDDITIITYGLCVHFALQAAERLAEDGISAHILDLRTVYPLDKEAIIEAASKTGKVLLVTEDNMEGSIMGEVAAIISENCLFDLDAPIKRIAGPDVPAMPYAPTMERFFMMNPDKVEKAARDLAEF; this is translated from the coding sequence ATGACGGTTATGTCTTTTATTGATGCAATTACTTTAGCTATGAAAGAAGAAATGGAACGAGATGATCGCGTTTTCGTTGTTGGTGAAGACGTTGGTCTAAAAGGTGGTGTGTTTAAGGCGACGCAAGGCTTATACGATCAGTTTGGTGAAGCGCGTGTGATTGATGCGCCTTTAGCTGAATCTGCAATCGCTGGTGTGGGTATCGGCGCTGCGATGTACGGTTTACGTCCAATAGCGGAAATGCAATTTGCCGATTTTATCATGCCGGCAGTTAACCAAATCGTTTCAGAAGCTGCAAAAATTCGTTACCGTTCCAATAATGATTGGTCATGCCCGATTGTTATCCGTGCACCATTTGGCGGCGGCGTCCACGGGGCGCTTTATCATTCGCAATCTGTTGAAGCAATGTTTGCGAGCACACCGGGTTTGAAAATTGTTATTCCGTCGACGCCTTATGATGCAAAAGGTCTTTTAAAAGCAGCGATTCGCGATGAAGATCCTGTATTGTTTTTCGAACATAAGCGTGCTTATCGTTTAATAAAAGGGCAAGTTCCGGATGATGATTATGTGCTTCCAATTGGGAAAGCGGATGTTAAACGTGAAGGTGATGACATTACGATTATCACCTATGGTCTTTGCGTGCACTTTGCTCTACAAGCTGCAGAACGTTTAGCTGAGGATGGTATCTCAGCACATATTCTTGATTTACGGACGGTCTATCCACTTGATAAAGAAGCGATTATTGAAGCCGCTTCGAAAACTGGAAAAGTCCTTCTCGTAACTGAAGATAATATGGAAGGTAGCATAATGGGGGAAGTCGCAGCGATTATTTCTGAAAACTGTCTATTCGACTTAGATGCTCCTATAAAACGTATCGCGGGTCCAGATGTACCAGCGATGCCATATGCACCTACAATGGAAAGATTCTTTATGATGAATCCAGACAAAGTCGAAAAAGCAGCACGTGATCTTGCTGAGTTTTAA